Proteins co-encoded in one Bacillus paramycoides genomic window:
- a CDS encoding MDR family MFS transporter has protein sequence MESQLSKKDSNKTKFVVAGLLLGILMAAMDNTIVATAMATIVGDLGGFDKFVWVTSAYMVATMAGMPIFGKLSDMYGRKRFYIGGLILFLFGSALCGTASSIEQLSIYRAIQGIGGGALMPIAFTIMYDIFPPEKRGKMTGLFGAVFGTSSVFGPLLGAYITDYISWHWVFYINIPLGLISFFFITKYYSESLEFRKQKIDWAGAITLVISIVCLMFALELGGKEYAWNSTVIIGLFTTVVIMLIIFFFVERKATEPIISFHLFKKPLFAASQGVAFFYGAAFIICTVYIPIFVQGVLGGSASNAGLILTPMMVGSVIGSQTGGQLASRTSYRNIMMASGVFFVLGIYLLSTLTMDTPRLLVTLFMVLAGLGVGFSFSVLSMSSIHKLEMRDRGSATSTNSFFRSLGMTLGVTIFGTIQNHIFTDKLNTLFPPELAKLAPKGGDTSFLLSPGATDKIPAEILTGIKEALATSIASTFFWALIPAVLSIICILLMGNERLFTGPKTKQKQKQVS, from the coding sequence TTGGAATCTCAATTATCAAAAAAAGACTCCAACAAGACAAAATTTGTTGTTGCTGGTTTACTACTTGGTATTTTAATGGCGGCAATGGATAATACAATTGTTGCAACAGCAATGGCAACTATCGTTGGAGACTTAGGGGGATTTGACAAGTTCGTTTGGGTCACGTCTGCATATATGGTAGCAACAATGGCCGGCATGCCTATCTTCGGAAAACTTTCTGATATGTACGGACGAAAACGCTTTTATATTGGTGGCCTTATTCTTTTCTTGTTCGGTTCTGCACTTTGCGGAACAGCATCTAGCATTGAGCAACTAAGTATTTATAGAGCAATTCAAGGAATTGGTGGCGGCGCTCTTATGCCTATCGCATTCACAATTATGTACGATATATTCCCACCAGAAAAACGCGGGAAAATGACAGGGCTATTCGGTGCTGTTTTCGGGACATCTAGTGTATTCGGCCCTTTATTAGGCGCATATATTACAGACTATATAAGTTGGCACTGGGTCTTCTATATTAATATTCCATTAGGACTTATCTCCTTCTTCTTCATTACGAAATACTACAGTGAGTCTCTAGAATTTAGAAAACAAAAAATTGATTGGGCTGGCGCTATTACACTTGTTATTAGTATCGTTTGCTTAATGTTCGCCTTAGAACTTGGTGGTAAAGAATACGCATGGAATTCCACTGTAATTATCGGCTTATTTACAACAGTTGTTATTATGCTTATTATTTTCTTCTTCGTAGAACGAAAAGCAACCGAGCCTATCATTTCTTTCCATCTATTTAAAAAACCTTTATTCGCAGCTAGCCAAGGTGTTGCCTTTTTCTATGGTGCCGCTTTTATCATCTGTACAGTTTATATCCCAATCTTCGTTCAAGGTGTTCTCGGTGGTTCGGCCTCAAATGCTGGATTAATTTTAACACCTATGATGGTTGGCTCTGTAATTGGAAGCCAAACAGGTGGACAGTTAGCTTCTCGAACAAGTTATCGTAACATTATGATGGCATCTGGAGTTTTCTTCGTTCTTGGTATTTATTTACTAAGCACTTTAACAATGGACACACCTCGCCTACTCGTAACACTATTTATGGTTCTCGCTGGACTTGGTGTTGGTTTCTCGTTCTCAGTTTTAAGTATGTCTTCGATTCACAAATTAGAAATGAGAGACCGTGGTTCTGCTACATCAACAAATTCATTCTTCCGTTCGCTCGGTATGACTCTTGGTGTAACGATTTTCGGTACCATTCAAAATCATATTTTTACAGATAAACTAAATACTCTCTTCCCTCCTGAACTAGCAAAACTAGCTCCAAAGGGTGGAGACACAAGTTTCTTATTATCACCAGGTGCTACCGATAAAATACCAGCTGAAATATTAACTGGTATTAAAGAAGCTCTCGCTACATCTATTGCCAGCACATTCTTCTGGGCACTGATCCCGGCTGTACTAAGTATTATTTGTATTTTACTTATGGGAAATGAACGCCTATTTACAGGTCCAAAAACGAAACAAAAACAAAAGCAAGTAAGTTAG
- a CDS encoding PadR family transcriptional regulator, with the protein MSMKLVILGLLLEGDKHPYEVQHIMKERQMDCYIKYAKGSLYYAFEQLEKQGAISITAIVRDTNRPDKTIFHITEEGKRLFHTLLLKQFEAKNQIYKPIYSALSFAQFGDEQELVPILEKKKNDTIQYLHKMQTIYDCSKGQIPRAQLYILQSVIEHITVELQWLNTLLTDAVAGRLSEIDIDEG; encoded by the coding sequence ATGAGCATGAAATTAGTCATTCTCGGCTTGCTACTCGAAGGGGATAAACATCCATATGAAGTGCAACACATTATGAAAGAAAGACAAATGGATTGTTATATTAAATATGCAAAAGGTTCCCTTTACTACGCCTTCGAGCAATTAGAAAAGCAAGGTGCAATTAGTATTACCGCAATTGTTCGAGATACGAATAGACCAGATAAAACAATCTTTCATATAACAGAAGAAGGTAAACGGTTATTTCACACGTTACTATTAAAACAATTCGAGGCAAAAAATCAAATATACAAACCCATTTATTCAGCACTCTCTTTCGCTCAGTTTGGTGATGAACAAGAGTTAGTTCCCATTTTAGAAAAAAAGAAAAATGATACCATTCAATATTTACATAAAATGCAAACTATTTATGATTGTAGCAAAGGACAAATTCCACGTGCACAACTATATATTTTACAAAGCGTTATTGAACATATTACAGTTGAATTACAATGGTTAAACACCCTCCTTACAGATGCAGTTGCAGGACGCCTTTCAGAAATTGATATAGATGAAGGTTAA